From the genome of Streptomyces sp. NBC_00659, one region includes:
- a CDS encoding MFS transporter — translation MSGTTTAAARCRRETGAGANRWVVLVVLCVSLLLVAIDATVLHVAVPAVTEDLKPGAMELLWIVDIYPLVCASLLILFGTLGDRIGRRRVLLLGYALFGVASGIAAFSGNAQLLIGARALLGIGGAMIMPATLSILREVFPDRRERALAIGIWSAVAAVGAAVGPLLGGFLLEHFWWGSVFLVNIPLMIISLPVGRLLLPESHGDRDGPWDVVGALMAAAGLFGLVLGVKRLGGGEAPFSPFTLVPLLVGAVLMAVFVRRQRRRAHPLVDLRMFARPAFSTSVGCIVLAMLALVGLELIAAQYLQLVLGLSPLQTGLRLLPLTIAAMAAGLAGAKLLRRFGPRAMVSFGFCLTAAAVVTLTAMGGNDNATLLLFGFVLLGFGLETTLFGAYESMLSEAPQAQSGGAAAIGETSYQLGAGIGIALLGSVMNAAYTPGLSSVPGVPAADSAAAGHSLGEAYQVADRLGGTSGGALRQAARDSFVHGLHVTLLVSAGLLLLGAVMALRLPRVMECGTAAIAAPASDVVAVPASAPGPAGIPVAPGPTGIPVPRDAAGTAESRVSA, via the coding sequence ATGTCCGGGACGACCACGGCCGCTGCGCGATGCCGTCGGGAGACCGGAGCCGGTGCCAACCGCTGGGTCGTCCTCGTCGTCCTGTGCGTCAGCCTGCTGCTCGTTGCCATCGACGCCACCGTTCTCCATGTCGCGGTGCCCGCCGTCACCGAGGACCTGAAGCCCGGCGCGATGGAACTGCTCTGGATCGTCGACATCTATCCGCTCGTCTGCGCCTCGCTCCTCATCCTCTTCGGCACGCTCGGTGACCGGATCGGCAGACGACGGGTCCTCCTCCTCGGTTACGCCCTCTTCGGAGTCGCCTCCGGCATCGCGGCCTTCTCCGGGAACGCGCAGCTTCTGATAGGCGCCCGCGCCCTGCTCGGCATCGGCGGCGCCATGATCATGCCCGCCACGCTGTCGATCCTGCGCGAGGTCTTCCCCGACCGCCGCGAACGGGCGCTCGCGATCGGCATCTGGAGCGCCGTCGCCGCCGTCGGAGCGGCGGTCGGACCGCTCCTCGGCGGCTTCCTCCTCGAACACTTCTGGTGGGGATCGGTCTTCCTCGTCAACATTCCGCTGATGATCATCAGCCTGCCGGTCGGACGGCTGCTGCTGCCCGAGTCCCACGGCGACCGCGACGGTCCCTGGGACGTCGTCGGGGCGCTCATGGCCGCCGCCGGCCTGTTCGGACTCGTCCTCGGCGTGAAGCGTCTCGGCGGCGGCGAGGCGCCCTTCAGCCCCTTCACCCTCGTGCCGCTGCTCGTCGGCGCCGTGCTGATGGCCGTCTTCGTACGGCGGCAGCGGCGGCGCGCGCATCCCCTGGTCGACCTGCGCATGTTCGCGCGTCCCGCCTTCAGCACGTCGGTGGGGTGCATCGTCCTCGCCATGCTCGCCCTGGTGGGCCTGGAACTGATCGCCGCGCAGTACCTCCAGCTCGTACTCGGCCTGTCGCCCCTGCAGACCGGGCTGCGGCTGCTGCCGCTCACCATCGCGGCGATGGCCGCCGGTCTCGCCGGGGCGAAGCTGCTGCGCAGGTTCGGGCCGCGCGCGATGGTCTCCTTCGGGTTCTGTCTCACCGCGGCGGCCGTCGTCACGCTCACCGCGATGGGCGGGAACGACAACGCCACGCTGCTGCTCTTCGGCTTCGTGCTGCTGGGCTTCGGCCTGGAGACCACGCTCTTCGGGGCGTACGAGTCCATGCTCAGCGAGGCGCCGCAGGCGCAGTCGGGCGGCGCCGCGGCGATCGGCGAGACCTCGTACCAGCTCGGCGCGGGGATAGGGATCGCGCTGCTGGGGAGCGTGATGAACGCGGCGTACACGCCAGGGCTGTCGTCCGTCCCCGGGGTCCCGGCGGCCGATTCGGCGGCGGCGGGACACTCGCTGGGCGAGGCGTACCAGGTCGCCGACCGGCTCGGCGGCACGTCCGGCGGTGCCCTGCGGCAGGCCGCCAGGGACTCCTTCGTGCACGGACTGCACGTGACCCTGCTGGTGAGCGCCGGCCTGTTGCTGCTCGGCGCGGTGATGGCGCTGCGGCTGCCGCGGGTCATGGAGTGCGGCACCGCCGCGATTGCGGCTCCCGCCTCGGACGTCGTCGCCGTCCCGGCCTCCGCGCCGGGCCCCGCCGGTATTCCGGTGGCGCCGGGCCCGACCGGTATTCCGGTTCCCCGTGACGCCGCCGGGACCGCCGAGAGCCGCGTCTCCGCTTAG
- a CDS encoding glycosyltransferase family 39 protein, whose protein sequence is MPRGSALRRAAPALLGYAAVRALGLVTLAVWSAARGESAHRLLSGRWDSLWYTRVAELGYGYEVRLPNGDVHANLAFFPLLPWLERIVHAVTPLSYADAGLLVAAVASLAAAWGIFAVADHVHGRRAGVCAALVWAVLPVGVVQSMAYSESLFTALAAWSLYAVLTGRWLTAGLLAAFAGLTRPVGVAVVAALWVAAISSFVGEHRRGGSMPRTDGARPWRRALAMIIAPLGAAGYVLWVGRRTGRGPLGYLDVQAGWRNGFDGGYAFGRFVAEKFTSFPSALAGAALIAGVVLVLSLYVTCVRQGQPPALLVYTGIVVALALCASSYFGSKPRLLLPAFPLLFPLARALARLRTSRSALVVGGVAVASAAYGAFWLNGSGPP, encoded by the coding sequence ATGCCCCGCGGGAGCGCCCTGCGCCGAGCCGCACCCGCGCTCCTCGGTTACGCGGCGGTGCGCGCCCTGGGCCTCGTCACGCTCGCCGTGTGGAGCGCGGCGAGAGGCGAGAGCGCCCACCGGCTGCTGTCGGGGCGCTGGGACTCGCTCTGGTACACGAGGGTCGCCGAGCTCGGCTACGGCTACGAGGTCCGCCTCCCGAACGGTGACGTGCACGCGAATCTCGCGTTCTTCCCGCTGCTGCCCTGGCTGGAGCGGATCGTCCATGCGGTGACACCGCTGTCGTACGCGGACGCCGGGCTGCTGGTCGCCGCGGTGGCCTCGCTCGCCGCGGCCTGGGGGATCTTCGCGGTCGCCGACCACGTCCACGGCCGGCGGGCCGGGGTGTGCGCGGCGCTGGTGTGGGCGGTCCTGCCCGTCGGCGTCGTGCAGTCGATGGCGTACAGCGAGTCACTGTTCACCGCGCTCGCCGCGTGGTCGCTGTACGCGGTGCTGACCGGCCGCTGGCTGACCGCCGGGCTGCTCGCCGCGTTCGCCGGGCTGACCCGGCCGGTGGGAGTCGCCGTGGTCGCGGCCCTGTGGGTGGCGGCGATTAGCTCGTTCGTGGGAGAACACCGGCGCGGCGGAAGCATGCCCCGGACGGACGGCGCGCGTCCGTGGCGGCGCGCCCTCGCCATGATCATCGCGCCGCTGGGCGCCGCCGGTTACGTGCTGTGGGTGGGCCGGCGCACGGGCAGGGGCCCGCTCGGCTATCTCGACGTCCAGGCGGGGTGGCGCAACGGCTTCGACGGCGGTTACGCCTTCGGGCGCTTCGTGGCCGAGAAGTTCACCTCGTTCCCGTCCGCCCTGGCCGGTGCCGCCCTGATCGCCGGAGTCGTGCTCGTCCTGTCGCTCTACGTGACATGCGTGCGCCAGGGGCAGCCGCCGGCCCTCCTGGTCTACACGGGGATCGTCGTCGCGCTCGCCCTGTGCGCGTCGAGCTACTTCGGCTCGAAGCCGCGCCTGCTGCTCCCCGCCTTCCCGCTCCTGTTCCCTCTCGCCAGGGCCCTGGCGAGGCTGCGTACCTCCAGGTCGGCACTGGTCGTCGGGGGCGTCGCGGTGGCCTCGGCGGCGTACGGGGCCTTCTGGCTGAACGGCTCAGGACCTCCCTGA
- a CDS encoding phosphatase PAP2 family protein — protein MRTERNLTRLDRVFARLDREPERPAHIDVPKMSRHRVVLFAATLAFYLAIVWAVAITSWLVRFDWQVMFFRPYQQWPEIHAFLDYYVVLGQRGPTAVMVAAWLGWRSWRQHTLRPLLTLGASLLLLNLTVGAAKLGMGRLGPHYAITIGSNEMGLGGDIFPSGHTANAVVTWGILAYLASTPRARRWLSALSAVVSLGVGLTTVYLGTHWLSDVLLGWAAGLLILLALPWCEPLIARSEAGIFALRDLWRTRTRRGRTVPAPAPSPVPAPVLSPQAVAVDSEMPARGAVASRPPRSPAHLAPGPHTARSERTPVTPAGSRRPAHPDRPPHPDRPARAAAATARPLTGG, from the coding sequence GTGCGTACCGAACGAAACCTCACCCGTCTGGACCGGGTCTTCGCCCGGCTGGACCGTGAGCCGGAACGACCGGCCCACATCGATGTGCCGAAGATGAGTCGGCACAGGGTTGTCCTCTTCGCGGCGACCCTGGCCTTCTACCTGGCGATCGTGTGGGCCGTGGCGATCACGTCGTGGCTGGTCCGGTTCGACTGGCAGGTCATGTTCTTCCGGCCCTACCAGCAGTGGCCGGAGATCCACGCGTTCCTGGACTACTACGTGGTGCTCGGCCAGCGCGGCCCCACCGCGGTGATGGTCGCCGCGTGGCTGGGCTGGCGCTCCTGGCGCCAGCACACACTGCGCCCGCTGCTCACCCTGGGCGCGTCCCTGCTGCTGCTCAACCTCACGGTCGGCGCGGCCAAGCTCGGCATGGGCCGTCTCGGCCCGCACTACGCCATCACCATCGGCTCGAACGAGATGGGCCTGGGCGGCGATATATTTCCGTCGGGCCACACCGCCAACGCCGTCGTGACCTGGGGAATCCTGGCCTATCTGGCGTCGACCCCGAGAGCCAGACGCTGGCTCTCGGCGCTGTCCGCCGTGGTCTCGCTGGGCGTCGGCCTCACCACCGTCTACCTGGGTACGCACTGGCTGAGCGATGTCCTGCTGGGCTGGGCCGCGGGTCTGCTGATCCTGCTGGCGCTGCCCTGGTGCGAGCCGCTGATCGCGCGCTCCGAGGCCGGGATCTTCGCACTTCGCGATCTGTGGCGCACCCGCACCCGTCGCGGCCGTACCGTGCCCGCGCCGGCCCCCTCTCCGGTCCCCGCACCGGTCCTGTCCCCGCAGGCCGTCGCGGTGGACAGCGAGATGCCGGCCCGCGGGGCCGTCGCCTCCCGTCCGCCCAGATCCCCCGCCCACCTGGCGCCGGGCCCGCACACCGCCCGCTCGGAACGCACCCCGGTGACACCGGCGGGCAGTCGCCGTCCGGCGCACCCGGACCGCCCGCCCCACCCGGACCGTCCGGCGCGCGCGGCCGCCGCGACGGCCCGCCCGCTGACGGGCGGCTGA
- a CDS encoding proteinase inhibitor I78: MAPIPPSHAEPQDSPESYVGMEVSRARERAQEQGWPTVRTLPHGAIITMEYLVGRLNFEVTDGTVTRCWKG, encoded by the coding sequence ATGGCACCCATTCCCCCCTCTCACGCAGAGCCGCAGGACAGTCCGGAGAGCTATGTCGGGATGGAGGTGAGCAGGGCGCGGGAGCGTGCGCAGGAGCAAGGCTGGCCGACGGTCCGCACGTTGCCCCACGGCGCGATCATCACCATGGAGTACCTGGTGGGGCGGCTCAACTTCGAGGTCACGGACGGCACGGTGACGCGCTGCTGGAAGGGCTGA
- a CDS encoding helix-turn-helix transcriptional regulator, with protein sequence MLETSARLLRLLSLLQAHREWSGADLAGRLGVTARTVRRDVERLRELGYPVNASPGTGGGYQLGAGAELPPLLLDDDEAVAVAVGLRTAAGQGIEGIGESSVRALAKLEQVLPSRLRRRVGALNAFTVPMLRGPGTSAVDPAVLTELANACRDSERLRFEYRDHGGSATRRTVEPYRLVCTEHRWYLVAWDVDRDDWRTFRADRITPRPPHGPRFTPRTPPAENLAEYVSKGVSTGAYATNAVVRLLVPLEQAAARISPSAGTLEALGKDSCLLRTGAPSLDVMVIHVMMTGFEFEILEPAELGDAMRAARDRLSRALERPGPVVPGAGETGPREAGA encoded by the coding sequence ATGTTGGAGACATCCGCACGACTGCTGCGCCTGCTCTCACTGCTCCAGGCCCACCGCGAGTGGTCGGGCGCGGATCTCGCCGGGCGGCTGGGCGTCACCGCGCGCACCGTCCGCCGTGACGTGGAGCGGCTGCGCGAGCTGGGCTATCCCGTCAACGCCAGCCCGGGTACGGGCGGCGGTTACCAGCTCGGCGCCGGGGCCGAGCTGCCGCCGCTGCTCCTGGACGACGACGAGGCCGTCGCGGTGGCCGTAGGGCTGCGCACGGCGGCCGGGCAGGGCATCGAGGGCATCGGCGAGTCCTCCGTCCGCGCGCTCGCCAAGCTGGAACAGGTCCTGCCGAGCCGCCTGCGGCGCAGGGTCGGCGCGCTGAACGCCTTCACCGTGCCGATGCTGCGCGGTCCGGGGACCTCCGCCGTCGACCCCGCCGTCCTCACCGAACTGGCCAACGCCTGCCGTGACAGCGAGCGGCTGCGCTTCGAGTACCGCGATCACGGGGGCTCCGCGACGCGCCGTACCGTCGAGCCGTACCGGCTGGTGTGCACCGAGCACCGCTGGTACCTGGTCGCCTGGGACGTCGACCGCGACGACTGGCGTACGTTCCGGGCCGACCGCATCACGCCCAGGCCGCCGCACGGGCCGCGCTTCACGCCCCGTACGCCACCGGCCGAGAATCTGGCCGAGTACGTCTCCAAGGGCGTCTCCACCGGCGCCTACGCGACGAACGCCGTCGTCCGGCTGCTGGTGCCGCTGGAGCAGGCCGCCGCGCGGATCTCACCCTCGGCCGGGACCCTGGAGGCCTTGGGGAAGGACAGCTGCCTCCTGCGCACCGGGGCGCCGAGCCTCGATGTCATGGTCATCCACGTGATGATGACGGGCTTCGAGTTCGAGATCCTGGAGCCCGCCGAACTCGGCGACGCGATGAGGGCGGCCCGGGACCGGTTGTCCCGGGCGCTGGAGAGGCCGGGACCGGTGGTCCCGGGCGCTGGAGAGACAGGGCCCCGAGAAGCCGGTGCCTGA
- a CDS encoding ABC transporter substrate-binding protein gives MRRTATGAAVAGLLLLLGTACGSRLPESDFENRATPTPRESAAPIRVGIISSATSPVGASAFTGPRDGAKAWFDRLDARGGIGGRPVEVRLCDDGGSGVGNSACVQRLIEQDKVVALVATTAFDYAGASQVSRAGVPDIGGQPIGAAYDTYPHLYGIYGSLAPRDGTPGWNGELYGGTEVYRYFKRVHGARTAAVVSYNQSASAAYARLVTEGLRAEGYRVVTEQVDFALPDFRAAAADLKAQGVDLVFDAVDTHGNAQLCKAMDAVGAHVTAKVTNVQNWTSTVPEDYKDAPRCRNALWATGSSRNYEDTDDGAVRAFRDATKALPTRSQWQLEGWAAARWFTDAAKSCVRTGITRACVDAFMNRGTPYTAGGLLLPVTYERLAEPPGTRRTCLSVARWRDGRGWVTQGDMNTNCFDVPQIAYRP, from the coding sequence GTGCGGCGCACAGCGACGGGCGCCGCCGTCGCGGGCCTGCTGCTCCTGCTCGGCACGGCCTGCGGCAGCCGGCTCCCCGAGAGCGACTTCGAGAACCGCGCCACGCCCACGCCCCGGGAATCCGCCGCGCCGATCCGCGTCGGCATCATCAGCAGCGCCACCAGCCCCGTCGGCGCCTCCGCGTTCACGGGACCGCGTGACGGGGCGAAGGCCTGGTTCGACCGGCTCGACGCCCGGGGCGGCATCGGCGGACGGCCGGTCGAGGTGAGGCTCTGCGACGACGGCGGCAGCGGCGTCGGCAACAGCGCCTGCGTGCAACGGCTGATCGAACAGGACAAGGTCGTCGCCCTCGTCGCGACGACCGCGTTCGACTACGCGGGCGCCTCCCAGGTGTCCCGCGCGGGCGTGCCCGACATCGGCGGCCAGCCCATCGGCGCCGCGTACGACACCTACCCGCACCTGTACGGGATCTACGGCAGCCTCGCGCCGCGCGACGGCACGCCCGGCTGGAACGGCGAGCTCTACGGCGGCACCGAGGTCTACCGCTACTTCAAGCGCGTCCACGGCGCCCGCACGGCCGCCGTCGTCTCCTACAACCAGTCCGCCTCCGCCGCCTACGCCCGGCTGGTCACCGAGGGGCTCAGGGCCGAGGGCTACCGGGTCGTCACCGAACAGGTCGACTTCGCGCTGCCCGACTTCCGGGCCGCCGCGGCCGACCTGAAGGCGCAGGGTGTCGACCTCGTCTTCGACGCCGTCGACACCCACGGAAACGCCCAGCTGTGCAAGGCCATGGACGCTGTCGGCGCCCACGTCACCGCCAAGGTGACCAACGTCCAGAACTGGACGTCCACCGTGCCCGAGGACTACAAGGACGCGCCGCGCTGCCGCAACGCGCTGTGGGCCACGGGGTCGAGCCGGAACTACGAGGACACGGACGACGGCGCCGTACGGGCGTTCCGCGACGCGACCAAGGCCCTGCCGACCCGTTCCCAGTGGCAGCTCGAGGGCTGGGCGGCGGCGCGGTGGTTCACGGACGCGGCGAAGTCCTGCGTCCGGACGGGCATCACCCGGGCGTGCGTCGACGCGTTCATGAACCGGGGCACGCCCTACACCGCGGGCGGGCTGCTGCTCCCCGTCACCTACGAGCGCCTGGCCGAGCCGCCCGGAACGCGTCGGACGTGCCTCTCGGTGGCCCGCTGGCGCGACGGCAGGGGCTGGGTCACCCAGGGCGACATGAACACGAACTGCTTCGACGTACCGCAGATCGCCTACCGGCCCTGA
- a CDS encoding ABC transporter permease subunit, whose translation MSSLTYDLTLAGLSIGGAAALTGIGLIVTYRATGVLNFAHGAIAMVCAYLLRQFTVEWGWPLALGASVTLLVVAPAIGMALERFVFRPLSLLGGDPAQTLVASIGVFVLLVGGAALVWGTGARADAPTLVSADPWGQLAVAVALAAGVGAVTRWTRFGTELRAVVDDRPLAVLGGIDADRVAAAGWAFGSFTAGLTGVLLAPYVRLDPYGLPLLVIEVMAVAVAARMRSLPVAIVVALGIGVAQSQLTRLHPTGWAEPLLQAVGANLFVVALLVAALVLPGIGTRDALPRQAAVRVPTPPGAWAVAVVLFLLPLGFAGSDLRTSVQVPALGVVLLSLVVVTGRGGQISLGQAAYAGLGALFTALLAAGRFPGLPRLPELAALAVAVLLVAPLGVLTGWPAIGRHGLALAVATFAVGVGVSRFVFAQPYAVSGLSLDRPAGFGGDRAYYVLELVLLAAALLAAHTLRRGRTGRALAAMRDHEAGASAAGVRVPELKLTAFVAGAALAALGGGMLGMGLRAFDATQYDPVRSLLWFAAVVVLGADSVLGALVAAALLVGLDAGARGGVAAALIGLLAVLVGRFPEGPYEALRTAASRFRLRPRATLTPRGVRVRRHLRTVGRDRLEALGPPAGPEAVPTKGAMAAVAAEGAAAATAVTGTGGEPGPRRGPAAPAGISPKAARRPGPATRTDPRREAGQGPGHPAPSDTGRQAGPHPEPTAPSDAGQEPGPRPGPAARAASAGRSGAGRRAVAGTEPVRRTVAGAARRAGADTRPLATRRLRVAYGGFTALDGATLDVPPGRVTAVVGPNGAGKSTLFHCLAGTLRPSGGQVLLGGRDITRLAAHARTRLGIARTFQQLAVFPSLTVAENVRVGAEQGRTADPGAAERALRLLGLDGPVRSLPAAGLPTGTLRRVELARALAGNPRVLLLDEPAAGLDTGEVAALARVLRALAADGMALLVVEHDLDLVADLAHTVHVMAAGRIVASGPADRVLDTRPGG comes from the coding sequence ATGTCCTCGCTGACGTACGACCTCACCCTTGCCGGTCTGTCGATCGGCGGTGCCGCGGCGCTCACCGGGATCGGGCTGATCGTCACCTACCGCGCCACCGGTGTGCTCAACTTCGCGCACGGCGCGATCGCGATGGTGTGCGCGTATCTGCTGCGCCAGTTCACGGTCGAGTGGGGCTGGCCGCTCGCGCTCGGCGCGTCGGTGACCCTGCTGGTGGTGGCCCCTGCCATCGGGATGGCCCTGGAGCGCTTCGTGTTCCGGCCGCTGTCCCTCCTCGGCGGCGACCCGGCGCAGACCCTGGTCGCGAGCATCGGGGTCTTCGTGCTTCTGGTCGGCGGGGCTGCGCTCGTGTGGGGCACCGGCGCGCGGGCGGACGCGCCGACGCTGGTGTCGGCGGATCCGTGGGGGCAGCTCGCGGTGGCCGTCGCACTGGCCGCGGGTGTGGGCGCGGTGACGCGCTGGACCCGCTTCGGCACGGAGCTGCGGGCGGTCGTCGACGACCGCCCGCTCGCGGTGCTCGGCGGTATCGACGCGGACCGGGTGGCCGCGGCGGGCTGGGCCTTCGGCTCGTTCACGGCGGGCCTGACGGGCGTGCTCCTCGCGCCGTACGTGCGGCTGGACCCGTACGGCCTGCCGCTGCTCGTCATCGAGGTGATGGCGGTCGCGGTGGCGGCCCGGATGCGCAGCCTCCCGGTGGCGATCGTGGTCGCGCTCGGTATCGGGGTGGCCCAGAGTCAGCTGACCCGGCTGCATCCCACGGGCTGGGCGGAGCCGCTGCTCCAGGCGGTCGGCGCCAACCTCTTCGTGGTCGCGCTGCTCGTCGCCGCGCTCGTCCTGCCCGGTATCGGCACCCGTGACGCGCTCCCGCGCCAGGCGGCGGTCCGCGTGCCGACACCGCCCGGGGCCTGGGCCGTGGCCGTCGTGCTGTTCCTGCTGCCTCTGGGATTCGCGGGCTCGGACCTGCGCACGTCGGTGCAGGTGCCCGCGCTCGGTGTCGTCCTGCTGTCGCTGGTCGTGGTCACCGGCCGCGGTGGCCAGATCTCGCTGGGGCAGGCCGCGTACGCCGGTCTGGGCGCCCTGTTCACGGCGCTGCTGGCCGCGGGCCGGTTCCCGGGGCTGCCCCGGCTGCCCGAGCTGGCCGCGCTGGCGGTGGCCGTGCTGCTGGTGGCCCCGCTCGGTGTGCTGACCGGCTGGCCGGCCATCGGACGGCACGGTCTGGCGCTCGCGGTGGCCACCTTCGCGGTGGGCGTGGGCGTCAGCCGGTTCGTCTTCGCTCAGCCGTACGCGGTGTCCGGTCTGTCCCTGGACCGCCCGGCCGGATTCGGCGGCGACCGCGCGTACTACGTACTCGAACTCGTCCTGCTGGCCGCCGCCCTGCTCGCCGCGCACACGCTGCGCCGGGGCCGGACGGGCCGGGCCCTGGCCGCGATGCGGGACCACGAGGCGGGCGCCTCGGCGGCGGGCGTCCGTGTCCCGGAACTGAAACTGACCGCGTTCGTCGCGGGGGCCGCACTGGCCGCGCTGGGCGGCGGCATGCTCGGCATGGGGCTGCGTGCCTTCGACGCCACCCAGTACGACCCGGTCCGCAGTCTGCTCTGGTTCGCGGCGGTCGTCGTGCTCGGCGCCGACAGTGTCCTCGGCGCGCTCGTCGCCGCGGCTCTGCTGGTCGGGCTCGACGCGGGGGCCCGGGGCGGGGTGGCGGCCGCGCTGATCGGCCTCCTCGCCGTCCTCGTCGGCCGCTTCCCCGAGGGCCCGTACGAGGCCCTGCGCACGGCGGCGTCCCGGTTCCGGCTCCGCCCCCGGGCGACCCTGACGCCCCGGGGCGTCAGGGTCCGCCGACACCTGCGCACCGTCGGCAGGGACCGCCTCGAAGCACTCGGGCCTCCGGCGGGCCCGGAGGCCGTACCGACGAAGGGCGCCATGGCGGCCGTGGCGGCGGAGGGCGCGGCTGCGGCGACCGCGGTGACCGGCACCGGCGGGGAACCCGGGCCCCGCCGAGGTCCGGCAGCACCGGCCGGCATCAGCCCGAAAGCCGCACGACGCCCGGGACCTGCCACCCGAACCGACCCGCGCCGAGAAGCCGGACAGGGCCCGGGCCACCCGGCACCCAGCGACACCGGCCGACAAGCCGGACCGCACCCGGAACCCACCGCACCGTCCGACGCCGGCCAGGAACCCGGGCCGCGCCCGGGGCCCGCCGCAAGGGCCGCGTCCGCGGGCAGGTCCGGCGCGGGAAGGCGGGCGGTCGCCGGGACGGAGCCGGTACGGCGGACGGTCGCCGGAGCTGCCCGGCGGGCCGGGGCGGACACGCGACCGCTGGCCACCCGTCGGCTCCGCGTCGCCTATGGCGGGTTCACCGCGCTCGACGGGGCGACTCTCGACGTCCCGCCTGGCCGGGTCACCGCGGTCGTGGGGCCCAACGGGGCCGGGAAGAGCACCCTGTTCCACTGTCTCGCGGGCACGCTGCGCCCCTCGGGCGGACAGGTGCTGCTCGGAGGGCGGGACATCACACGGCTCGCGGCGCACGCGCGGACGCGGCTGGGGATCGCACGGACCTTCCAGCAGCTGGCGGTCTTCCCGTCGCTGACCGTGGCCGAGAACGTGCGCGTGGGCGCCGAGCAGGGCCGGACCGCGGATCCTGGGGCGGCGGAGCGGGCGCTGCGGCTGCTCGGGCTCGACGGGCCGGTGCGGTCACTGCCCGCGGCGGGGCTGCCCACCGGGACACTCCGGCGCGTCGAACTGGCCCGGGCGCTCGCCGGGAACCCCCGGGTGCTGCTGCTCGACGAGCCCGCGGCCGGGCTCGACACCGGCGAGGTGGCCGCGCTGGCCCGGGTGCTGCGGGCGCTGGCCGCGGACGGCATGGCCCTCCTGGTCGTCGAGCACGATCTCGATCTGGTCGCCGACCTGGCGCACACCGTGCACGTCATGGCTGCCGGACGGATCGTCGCCTCGGGGCCCGCCGACCGCGTCCTGGACACGAGGCCCGGCGGATGA
- a CDS encoding ATP-binding cassette domain-containing protein — protein sequence MSIALRGARVRYGPLEALHGVSLAAPGPGLTVLLGRNGSGRTTALRALAGTVPLAAGAVVWDGADVTRLPAFERARRGLCLVPERRAVFGSLTVRENLELGAAGLAAALEAYPPLEPLLPRRAGTLSGGEQRMLALSRALSARARVVLADEPAQGMSPAVAARTYALLGALDACVVIAEQRLPQALRERAGRTTYVHELRRGAVVFSGEATETAARIGGPPGSGAGRTGRDPRYGRRPPPSG from the coding sequence ATGAGCATCGCCCTGCGCGGCGCGCGCGTACGCTACGGCCCCCTGGAGGCCCTGCACGGCGTGAGTCTGGCCGCCCCCGGCCCCGGCCTCACCGTACTGCTGGGCCGCAACGGCTCCGGCCGTACGACCGCGCTGCGCGCCCTCGCCGGGACCGTGCCGCTGGCGGCCGGCGCCGTCGTCTGGGACGGCGCCGACGTGACGCGCCTGCCCGCGTTCGAGCGGGCCCGGCGCGGACTGTGCCTCGTCCCGGAGCGCCGGGCGGTGTTCGGCTCCCTGACCGTCCGCGAGAACCTGGAACTCGGGGCGGCCGGCCTCGCGGCCGCGCTGGAGGCCTACCCGCCGCTGGAACCGCTCCTCCCCCGCCGGGCGGGCACCCTCTCCGGCGGCGAACAGCGCATGCTGGCCCTCTCCCGCGCCCTGTCGGCCCGCGCGCGCGTGGTGCTCGCCGACGAACCCGCGCAGGGCATGTCGCCGGCGGTCGCGGCCCGGACGTACGCGCTGCTGGGCGCTCTCGACGCGTGCGTGGTGATCGCCGAGCAGCGGCTGCCGCAGGCTCTGCGGGAGCGGGCGGGCCGGACGACGTACGTCCACGAACTGCGCCGTGGCGCGGTCGTGTTCAGCGGAGAGGCCACCGAGACGGCGGCGCGGATCGGTGGGCCGCCGGGTTCAGGGGCGGGCCGAACAGGGCGGGACCCCCGGTACGGGAGGCGCCCGCCGCCTTCGGGATGA
- a CDS encoding LysM peptidoglycan-binding domain-containing protein, with translation MSFMPTRRIPPSTRIASRLPNGRARYAAVVAAVLAALVPCDADAAAPPPLPGPGSVRGASDCANDEWPWTCLAECESGGRWHANTGNGYYGGLQFWQPTWVRFGGLAYAPRADLATRAQQIKVAKKVLAVQGWGAWPACSRSYGLQGPFHVVKTGETLASIARKYRVTGGWQTLYNANKKKIGGSPDRLAKGVQLVIPKAAGASRTGGPALFGPPLNPAAHRSAPPSRWPLR, from the coding sequence ATGTCCTTCATGCCGACCAGGCGGATTCCGCCCAGCACCCGCATCGCGTCCCGGCTGCCGAACGGACGTGCGCGGTACGCGGCCGTGGTCGCCGCCGTACTGGCCGCCCTCGTTCCCTGCGACGCGGACGCCGCGGCGCCGCCCCCGCTCCCGGGCCCCGGTTCCGTCCGGGGTGCCTCCGACTGCGCGAACGACGAGTGGCCCTGGACCTGTCTCGCCGAGTGCGAGAGCGGCGGCCGCTGGCACGCCAACACCGGGAACGGCTACTACGGCGGGCTCCAGTTCTGGCAGCCCACCTGGGTCCGCTTCGGCGGGCTCGCCTACGCTCCCCGCGCCGATCTCGCCACCCGCGCCCAGCAGATCAAGGTCGCCAAGAAGGTGCTGGCCGTCCAGGGCTGGGGTGCCTGGCCCGCCTGTTCCCGGTCGTACGGACTCCAGGGTCCCTTCCACGTGGTGAAGACCGGCGAGACGCTCGCGTCGATCGCCCGCAAGTACCGCGTGACGGGCGGCTGGCAGACGCTCTACAACGCCAACAAGAAGAAGATCGGCGGCAGCCCCGACCGGCTGGCCAAGGGCGTCCAGCTCGTCATCCCGAAGGCGGCGGGCGCCTCCCGTACCGGGGGTCCCGCCCTGTTCGGCCCGCCCCTGAACCCGGCGGCCCACCGATCCGCGCCGCCGTCTCGGTGGCCTCTCCGCTGA